AACCACCACCGCCGGTTTATGGGAAAATATTCGGGCAATTTCGAACCGTTGGGTTACCGTGCTTCCGGCTTTAAGCCTGGTCAATTTTTTGGGTGAGCCGTGATACCAGGGTTTGTCCGATCCAATTTGGTTAGACTTTTCCATGGCTGTTATTGGTTTAATATGATTACCGGCACGCAAATCATTGCTATCAATAATCATTATGGTCTTTTATCGATCCCAGCTCCCGCCCGCACTTCTCGCATTTTTCCTGATACCAGGTGAAGGGCGTTCCGCACCCGGGACAACTCCATTTACTCTTCTGCTCATCGAGCCAGAGCTCCAGTCCCTTGGCTTTTAACAAATCCAAGTTTTTGAACATCACGGCGCAGTGCGGCAGGACCTCTTTTACCCGCTCCACCATCTGGAGCCTTTCCTTGACCAGCCGGCAGGGATACTCGGAACACAGGATGCAGGCCTCAACCTTTTTGCCGGAGGCACAGGCCCTGATGCCGCATTTTTTACAGCCCTCGTACAGCGAATCCGTCTTGCAGCCCCGGCATTCCAGAGGGGCCGGCGGTATATTATCCCTCAACGGGGCCGGCAGGTCCTCCCATTTGGCCGGAAGGCCGGTGGCCAGGGCCTTTTTATGGGCCGCCACTATCTCGCAGGCCCCGCAATACAGCCCGCAGTATGAGCCGGGGTCGAACTCGGTCATATTTATCGCCTGTTTTTTTCTTTATACCCTTCGGCCGCCTTGACGAACCTCTCGAACAGCCTTCTCTGTTCCGGCATGGTTTCGGCGATCCGTTCGGGATGCCATTGCACCCCCAGCATGAATCCGCCGTTTCCGGATGACTCAATCCCCTCGATCACCCCGTCCGGGGCCCAGGCTGCGGCCTTAAGGCCCGGAGCCGGATCTTTGACCGCCTGATGGTGGACGCTGTTCACCGAGACCGAGGTGGAGCCCAGGATGGAGGCCAGGCAGGAATCCGGGGCGATACTGACCGAATGCGCCGCCTGATTGGGCAGGTCCTCCCGGTAATGATCGAAGGATGAGCCCTGCTCGTCGGCAATGTCCTGGTACAGCCCGCCCCCCAGGGCCACGTTCATTATCTGCATGCCCCGGCAGATGCCCAGCATCGGCATTTTCCTGTGGGCGGCCCGTCTGATCAGGGCCAGCTCAAAATCGTCCCGCAGCGGATTGAAGAACTTGGCTTTGGGGTGATTCTCGGCCCCCAGATGCTTGGCTTCAATATCGCCCCCGCCGATCAGCAACAGGCCGTCCATCATATCCAGGGCCTGGTCGCAGCGCTCGATGATGGACGGCACCACTATGGGATACCCTCCGGCCCCGGTGACGGCCCGGACGTAGGGCCCGGTCAGGATATGGTGATAGCTGGTCTGATCGGGGCTGCGCAGGGCGGTAAGCCCGATAATGGGATCTTTCATATGTTCTTTCATGGCCGCTGTTTGGTGGGTTGATCTTGGAGTAACCTAGGGGTTATCATATCATAATTTATGGTGTTTTCGCAAGCGACCATCCGGGTTTATTTGCACCTGGCGATACCCTGTTAGGCCTTTTGTTCAAGACTGTCGGGGACCTATTTCGTTTCCGGGAAAAATAAAAAAAACATTTGACAATCGGGAAGTATTTTGATATCATCCATATAGCCATATAGCTATATAAGCATATTGAAGGACGGCCGATGCAAAACCTGGTCAAAGTGTTCAAAGCCCTGGGGGACCGGAACCGGATAAGGATAATCAAGATGCTTCAGGAGAAGCCCATGAGTGTCAATGAGTTGACCGCGGTCCTGGGCATCTCCCAGCCCAGCGTTTCCCGCCACCTGCATCTGCTCAAGGGGGCCGGGTTGGTGGAGGACAAGCGGGACGCCCTGTGGGTCAACTACCGGCTTTCCGCCGCCACCGCCAATGAATATGTTCCGATCCTGCTTAAGCACATCACCCGGTGGGCCAATCAGGACAGCATGGTCAGCCAGGATCATAAAAAGATGAAAAAGGTGGACCGCCGGAAAATAAAAAAGGAGTGACGCGGCGAAGTTTCCCCTGGAAACGGGTCGCTTTTCCGGTGCCCGGTTCTGCTTGACAGGGCGGTTTTAATTAAGGTAAAATGATAATCTGTTCGAAGATTATTAAATAAATTTAACAATATCGACAAGGAGTCATTCAATGGCCAAGTACAAGATAGCCTGGCTGCCGGGCGACGGCATCGGCATCGAGGTGATGGAAGCCGCCAAAATAGTGCTGGATGCGGTCAAGTTCGACGCCGAATACACCCACGGGGATATCGGCTGGGAATTCTGGTGCAAGGAGGGCGAAGCTTTCCCCCAGCGGACCATAGATCTTTTGGGCAA
The nucleotide sequence above comes from Candidatus Edwardsbacteria bacterium. Encoded proteins:
- a CDS encoding DUF3795 domain-containing protein; translation: MTEFDPGSYCGLYCGACEIVAAHKKALATGLPAKWEDLPAPLRDNIPPAPLECRGCKTDSLYEGCKKCGIRACASGKKVEACILCSEYPCRLVKERLQMVERVKEVLPHCAVMFKNLDLLKAKGLELWLDEQKSKWSCPGCGTPFTWYQEKCEKCGRELGSIKDHNDY
- a CDS encoding gamma-glutamyl-gamma-aminobutyrate hydrolase family protein, whose translation is MKDPIIGLTALRSPDQTSYHHILTGPYVRAVTGAGGYPIVVPSIIERCDQALDMMDGLLLIGGGDIEAKHLGAENHPKAKFFNPLRDDFELALIRRAAHRKMPMLGICRGMQIMNVALGGGLYQDIADEQGSSFDHYREDLPNQAAHSVSIAPDSCLASILGSTSVSVNSVHHQAVKDPAPGLKAAAWAPDGVIEGIESSGNGGFMLGVQWHPERIAETMPEQRRLFERFVKAAEGYKEKNRR
- a CDS encoding metalloregulator ArsR/SmtB family transcription factor → MQNLVKVFKALGDRNRIRIIKMLQEKPMSVNELTAVLGISQPSVSRHLHLLKGAGLVEDKRDALWVNYRLSAATANEYVPILLKHITRWANQDSMVSQDHKKMKKVDRRKIKKE